One window of the Methylocystis parvus OBBP genome contains the following:
- the prfB gene encoding peptide chain release factor 2 (programmed frameshift), translated as MRAEPLALKEQIEQSMGLLRRHLDVETATRRLAELNVKAEDPTLWNDPEEAQKLMRERTQLEEQMGALGKLARELDDAVTLVELGEEAGDPDTEKEGVEGLKAVLKEAQTRQIEALFSGEADGNDTFIEIHSGAGGTESQDWARMLFRMYARWAERKKFKVEVIEETAGEEAGIKSGTILVRGHNAHGWAKTESGVHRLVRISPFDSNARRHTSFASVWVYPVVDDRIEVNINESDCRIDTYRSSGAGGQHVNTTDSAIRITHIPTGIVVACQAERSQHKNRATAWNMLRARLYELELEKREAEANKVAASKTEIGWGHQIRSYVLQPYQLVKDLRTGHTSGTPDEVLDGELDDFMQASLAQRVYGGGPASVEDVE; from the exons ATGCGCGCCGAGCCGCTTGCGCTCAAAGAACAGATCGAGCAGTCCATGGGACTGCTGAGGAGGCATCTT GACGTCGAGACCGCGACCCGCCGTCTCGCCGAACTGAACGTCAAGGCCGAAGACCCCACACTCTGGAACGACCCCGAAGAAGCGCAGAAGCTCATGCGCGAACGCACCCAGCTCGAGGAGCAGATGGGCGCGCTGGGCAAGCTTGCGCGCGAGCTCGACGACGCGGTGACGCTCGTGGAGCTGGGGGAGGAAGCGGGCGATCCCGATACGGAGAAAGAGGGCGTCGAGGGGCTGAAAGCCGTGCTCAAGGAAGCCCAGACGCGCCAGATCGAGGCGCTCTTCTCGGGCGAGGCCGACGGCAACGACACCTTCATCGAAATTCATTCGGGCGCCGGCGGCACCGAAAGCCAGGACTGGGCGCGCATGCTGTTCCGCATGTACGCCCGCTGGGCCGAGCGCAAGAAGTTCAAGGTCGAGGTGATCGAGGAGACGGCCGGCGAAGAGGCCGGCATCAAGTCCGGCACGATCCTCGTCAGGGGCCACAACGCCCATGGCTGGGCCAAGACCGAATCGGGCGTGCACCGCCTCGTGCGCATTTCGCCCTTCGATTCGAACGCCCGCCGCCATACGAGCTTCGCCTCGGTCTGGGTTTATCCGGTGGTGGACGACCGGATCGAGGTCAATATCAACGAGTCGGACTGCCGTATCGACACGTATAGATCGTCCGGCGCGGGCGGCCAGCACGTCAATACGACGGACTCCGCCATCCGCATCACCCATATCCCGACCGGCATCGTCGTCGCCTGTCAGGCGGAGCGCTCTCAGCACAAAAACCGCGCCACCGCCTGGAACATGCTGCGCGCCCGACTCTACGAGCTCGAACTCGAAAAGCGCGAGGCGGAAGCCAACAAGGTCGCCGCCAGCAAGACCGAGATCGGCTGGGGCCACCAGATCCGCTCCTATGTCCTACAGCCCTATCAGCTCGTGAAGGATCTGCGGACCGGCCACACTTCCGGCACGCCGGACGAGGTGCTCGACGGCGAACTCGACGACTTCATGCAGGCCTCGCTCGCCCAGCGCGTTTATGGCGGCGGGCCTGCGAGCGTCGAGGATGTAGAGTAG
- the mepA gene encoding penicillin-insensitive murein endopeptidase has protein sequence MRASRFAAAILALAFAGGAAAQDKGTLDPKPLPPLANPSDPSTPAKELFGRARDGASLEPDPIGFYSKGCLAGGEQLPYDGAHWQVMRPSRNRNWGHPNLLKFLESFSARAAAAAGWPGLLIGDMSQPRGGPMLTGHASHQIGLDADIWLTPMPTRELTRAEREEMSATDVVREDLLDVRSDVWSEGHLAVIRTAAQDPKVQRIFVNAAIKRALCREAEGEAWMRKIRPMFGHNYHFHIRLFCPDGSSCRDQDPTPPGDGCDQSLAWWFTDEALHPKKSNKSWPPMSMAALPAACRDVLKAR, from the coding sequence ATGCGCGCATCGAGATTCGCGGCCGCCATTCTGGCTCTGGCCTTTGCGGGAGGAGCCGCCGCTCAGGACAAGGGAACGCTCGATCCAAAGCCCCTGCCGCCGCTCGCCAATCCCTCGGACCCCTCGACGCCGGCGAAGGAGCTTTTCGGACGGGCGCGCGACGGCGCGTCGCTCGAACCCGATCCGATCGGCTTCTATTCCAAAGGCTGCCTCGCGGGCGGCGAGCAGCTCCCCTATGACGGGGCGCACTGGCAGGTGATGCGCCCGTCGCGCAACCGCAATTGGGGTCATCCCAATCTCCTGAAGTTCCTCGAGAGTTTTTCGGCGAGAGCGGCCGCCGCCGCCGGCTGGCCGGGCCTGCTGATCGGCGACATGTCGCAACCGCGCGGCGGTCCGATGCTCACCGGCCACGCCTCTCACCAGATCGGCCTCGACGCGGACATCTGGTTGACGCCGATGCCGACGCGCGAACTGACGCGCGCGGAACGCGAGGAAATGTCCGCGACTGACGTCGTGCGCGAGGATTTGCTCGACGTTCGATCCGACGTCTGGTCGGAAGGCCATCTCGCGGTGATCCGGACGGCCGCCCAGGACCCGAAGGTGCAGCGCATCTTCGTCAACGCCGCGATCAAGCGCGCTCTGTGCCGGGAGGCCGAGGGCGAAGCCTGGATGCGCAAGATCCGCCCCATGTTCGGGCATAATTACCACTTCCATATCCGGCTCTTCTGCCCGGACGGCTCGAGCTGCCGGGATCAGGACCCGACGCCGCCCGGCGACGGCTGCGACCAGTCGCTCGCCTGGTGGTTCACCGACGAGGCGCTGCATCCCAAAAAGTCGAACAAAAGCTGGCCGCCAATGTCCATGGCGGCGCTGCCGGCCGCGTGCAGGGACGTGCTGAAGGCCCGTTAG
- a CDS encoding BolA family protein: MADQGKGPVAASIEKKLIEGLTPISLNVIDESHHHAGHGHAGDKRHGNESHFRVEVVSAAFEGKSRVERHRIVNGLLAQEIAEGVHALAIGAKTPGEG; this comes from the coding sequence ATGGCGGATCAGGGTAAAGGACCGGTGGCGGCGAGCATCGAGAAGAAACTGATCGAGGGGCTGACGCCCATCTCGCTGAACGTCATCGACGAATCGCATCACCATGCGGGGCATGGCCATGCCGGCGACAAGCGCCACGGCAATGAGAGCCATTTTCGCGTGGAGGTGGTGAGCGCGGCCTTCGAGGGCAAGAGCCGGGTGGAGCGGCACCGGATCGTCAACGGGCTGCTGGCCCAGGAGATCGCGGAAGGGGTGCACGCGCTCGCGATCGGGGCGAAGACGCCGGGGGAGGGATAA
- a CDS encoding antitoxin, with product MATTKVFKSGNSLAVRLPRDIAFPEGAEVVVSRQGESLVVSPARLDMKTLVSRLALAPSPPLVQRPEFKPPKRDWSAGD from the coding sequence ATGGCGACGACCAAGGTCTTCAAATCCGGCAACAGCCTCGCCGTGCGCCTGCCCCGCGACATCGCCTTCCCGGAAGGGGCGGAGGTCGTCGTATCGCGGCAGGGCGAGAGCCTCGTCGTCTCGCCCGCGCGGCTCGACATGAAGACCCTCGTCTCCCGCCTCGCCCTCGCCCCCTCCCCGCCGCTTGTCCAGCGCCCCGAATTCAAGCCGCCCAAGCGCGACTGGTCGGCGGGCGACTAA
- the msrA gene encoding peptide-methionine (S)-S-oxide reductase MsrA, with protein sequence MSIFDKIDLAGRLGPIPDRDAPVPHGATHFVNGHPLDPPYPLGTEEIFFGMGCFWGAERKFWQAGEGVYVTAVGYAGGTTKNATYEDVCSGRTGHAEVVRVAFYPAAIPLANLLRLFWEGHDPTQGMRQGNDVGAQYRSAIYATTPEQFAAAEMSRTAYQQLLARSGFGPITTEIRRAPPFYFAESHHQQYLAKNPGGYCGLGGTGVSCPVGTGAA encoded by the coding sequence ATGTCCATCTTCGATAAAATCGATCTCGCCGGCCGCCTCGGGCCGATCCCGGATCGGGACGCGCCTGTTCCGCACGGCGCGACCCATTTCGTCAACGGCCATCCGCTCGACCCGCCATATCCGCTGGGGACCGAAGAGATCTTTTTCGGCATGGGCTGCTTTTGGGGCGCCGAGCGCAAATTCTGGCAGGCGGGAGAAGGCGTTTACGTCACCGCCGTCGGCTATGCCGGGGGGACGACGAAGAACGCCACATATGAGGATGTCTGCTCGGGGCGCACCGGCCATGCCGAGGTCGTGCGGGTCGCGTTCTACCCGGCGGCCATCCCACTGGCGAATCTGCTCCGCCTCTTCTGGGAGGGCCACGATCCGACGCAAGGCATGCGTCAGGGCAATGATGTCGGCGCGCAATATCGCTCGGCGATCTACGCCACGACGCCCGAACAATTCGCGGCGGCGGAAATGTCGCGCACGGCATATCAACAGCTATTGGCACGGTCGGGCTTCGGGCCGATCACGACCGAAATCAGGCGCGCGCCGCCCTTCTATTTCGCGGAAAGCCACCACCAGCAATATCTCGCCAAGAATCCGGGCGGCTATTGCGGGCTGGGGGGTACGGGCGTGTCCTGTCCCGTGGGGACGGGGGCGGCCTGA
- a CDS encoding CorA family divalent cation transporter, which translates to MTPDRLKDALHAGIPGCLWIIRFDAQGRAGPGRAEDLDALGSAREGFVWLHMDLTDVRARPQIARIAALSDSAREALCDPLDHQYLEYSEGLVSGALLDHERTLAGPAWRTDYLRFAIGESFAVTARRSPMNSVEAARGAIGRGMAIESPLALFELMATCLVDELSRMTNDIGAAFDRAEDLIIDGSGRKARPMLGAGRRDAVRLSRQVGGLVSTLARLEDIEDDPEDARDNELREVAARLVQHTESLGRDMQALQDRARLLQDELNAILNLETNDRLYVLTVVTTLLLPATFVTGFFGMNLKNLPFSESEEGVAYATVVCVVAAGAILLLMRRWGLTAAQEDEESRPRASSPSRPADGGY; encoded by the coding sequence ATGACCCCCGACCGACTGAAAGACGCTCTTCACGCCGGCATTCCCGGCTGCCTCTGGATCATCCGCTTCGACGCGCAAGGCCGCGCCGGGCCGGGGCGCGCGGAGGATCTCGATGCGCTCGGAAGCGCCCGGGAGGGCTTCGTCTGGCTCCATATGGATCTCACCGACGTTCGCGCGCGGCCGCAAATCGCGCGCATCGCGGCGCTCTCCGACAGCGCCCGCGAGGCTCTGTGCGATCCGCTCGACCATCAATATCTCGAATATTCGGAGGGCCTGGTCAGCGGCGCGCTGCTCGACCATGAGCGCACCTTGGCCGGTCCCGCCTGGCGCACGGATTATCTGCGCTTCGCCATCGGCGAGAGCTTCGCCGTGACCGCGCGCCGCAGCCCGATGAACAGCGTCGAGGCGGCGCGGGGAGCCATCGGCCGGGGGATGGCGATCGAATCGCCGCTTGCGCTGTTCGAGCTGATGGCGACCTGCCTCGTCGACGAGTTGAGCCGCATGACGAACGATATCGGAGCCGCCTTCGATCGGGCCGAGGATCTCATCATAGACGGGTCCGGCCGCAAGGCGCGGCCGATGCTGGGCGCGGGACGGCGCGACGCGGTTCGCCTTTCCCGCCAGGTCGGCGGTCTCGTCTCGACGCTGGCGCGTTTGGAGGACATAGAGGACGATCCAGAGGACGCGCGCGACAATGAGCTGCGCGAGGTAGCGGCGCGGCTGGTGCAGCACACGGAATCGCTCGGGCGCGACATGCAGGCGCTGCAGGATCGCGCCCGCCTGCTGCAGGATGAGCTGAACGCGATCCTCAATCTCGAAACCAATGACCGGCTCTACGTGCTCACGGTCGTGACGACGCTGCTGCTGCCCGCGACCTTCGTCACGGGCTTTTTCGGAATGAACCTCAAAAATCTGCCCTTCTCCGAAAGCGAGGAGGGCGTGGCCTACGCCACGGTCGTCTGCGTCGTCGCGGCCGGGGCCATTCTGCTGCTGATGCGCCGCTGGGGTCTCACGGCCGCGCAGGAGGACGAGGAGAGCCGGCCGCGCGCGTCGTCGCCCTCGCGCCCGGCGGATGGCGGCTACTGA
- a CDS encoding L,D-transpeptidase: MRLKMFLMAVAAFFASIGLAYATANIHINLSTQTMHVDSSQGSYSWPVSTARAGYSTPRGSYAPTGMERMHYSRKYHMSPMPYSIFFRGGYAIHGTYATGALGSPASHGCVRLAPGNAKRLYEIVQSEGGSISITGASPAGGARYARAHHRNAVHYASLRHGHHAHAMAYAPMIRRAHHGTVRSWQAEPDFMPY, from the coding sequence ATGCGTTTGAAAATGTTCCTTATGGCGGTCGCGGCTTTTTTCGCCTCCATCGGCCTCGCCTACGCCACCGCCAATATTCATATCAATCTTTCCACCCAGACCATGCATGTCGATTCGAGCCAGGGCAGCTATAGCTGGCCGGTCTCGACCGCCCGCGCCGGCTATTCGACGCCGCGCGGCTCCTATGCGCCGACCGGCATGGAGCGGATGCATTATTCCCGCAAATACCACATGTCGCCGATGCCTTATTCGATCTTCTTCCGCGGCGGCTACGCCATTCACGGCACCTACGCCACGGGCGCGCTGGGCAGCCCCGCTTCGCATGGCTGCGTCCGCCTCGCGCCGGGCAACGCCAAGCGTCTCTATGAAATCGTGCAATCCGAAGGCGGCAGCATTTCGATCACCGGCGCTTCGCCGGCCGGCGGCGCCCGCTACGCCAGGGCGCATCATCGCAACGCCGTTCATTACGCCAGCCTGCGTCACGGCCATCACGCCCACGCCATGGCCTATGCCCCGATGATCCGCCGCGCGCATCACGGCACCGTCCGCAGCTGGCAGGCCGAGCCCGACTTCATGCCCTATTGA
- a CDS encoding PIN domain-containing protein encodes MARYLLDATIVFAAASGELATLAKLSRLSIGDVAISAIVYSELLSGMSGAALAGGKSARLIENVTLVAQNVDILPYDRKAAEIFGELLRRIEPKRRRMLDRMVAAQAIAGGMTLVTLAPDDFSDIPGLKLESWRT; translated from the coding sequence ATGGCGCGCTATCTCCTCGACGCGACGATCGTCTTCGCCGCCGCGAGCGGCGAATTGGCGACGCTCGCCAAGCTCTCGCGCCTTTCAATCGGCGACGTCGCCATCTCCGCCATCGTCTATAGCGAGCTCCTGAGCGGCATGTCGGGCGCCGCCTTGGCCGGCGGCAAGAGCGCGCGCCTCATCGAGAATGTGACGCTCGTCGCGCAGAATGTCGATATATTGCCCTATGACCGCAAGGCGGCCGAGATCTTCGGCGAATTGCTGCGCAGGATCGAACCCAAGCGGCGGCGCATGCTCGACCGCATGGTCGCCGCCCAGGCCATTGCGGGCGGCATGACGCTGGTCACGCTCGCGCCCGACGACTTTTCCGACATTCCGGGCCTGAAACTGGAAAGCTGGCGGACCTGA
- a CDS encoding M23 family metallopeptidase: protein MRYRDQSYHFVDASGDYIVQVSRGHRSRKFRFSPGAIAAGGAALGLVATAILGATGYLMFRDELLAGLLDRQTQMQYAYEDRIAALRLRLDQLASRQFIDQDGVEGKVQRLVLRQAQLETRAAVVAQLVERTISRDAGVTMISPATRAEPQSSALGALKAGLPFAKAPATAGALPKAAKGAVEEAPLSYTSKPEPEGLDLRLGGESKPLPLSPPNVAPKREGLVPIDTSMAAPPSSLAHAADPGAPMPSRLESLAISLDRIERDQTRRLSGIVRPAIEAATRLRAAFDIAGLSVERFIPKKARKDTGLAVGGPFVAPPPKGAENLFERDLAVAQTAVATLDGLRHALPMTPLRKPLSGDLQMTSTFGYRTDPFFGRPALHSGVDLREEYGAPVKATAAGTINVAGPQGGYGNLVEIDHGGGLATRYGHLSAINVVPGQQVTPGMVVGRVGSTGRSTGPHLHYEVRIDGEAVDPSRFLKAASALGGISQ, encoded by the coding sequence ATGCGCTATCGTGATCAGTCCTATCATTTCGTCGACGCGTCCGGCGATTACATCGTCCAGGTGTCGCGCGGCCATCGCAGCCGCAAATTCCGTTTTTCGCCGGGGGCGATCGCCGCAGGCGGCGCCGCGCTCGGCCTCGTCGCGACCGCCATATTGGGCGCGACCGGCTATTTGATGTTTCGCGACGAGCTTCTCGCCGGGCTCCTCGATCGCCAGACCCAGATGCAATACGCCTATGAGGACAGGATCGCCGCGCTGCGCCTGCGCCTCGACCAGCTCGCGAGCCGGCAGTTCATCGATCAGGACGGCGTCGAGGGGAAGGTGCAGCGGCTGGTGCTGCGCCAGGCGCAGCTCGAAACCCGCGCCGCCGTCGTCGCCCAGCTCGTCGAACGCACCATCTCGCGCGACGCCGGCGTGACCATGATCTCGCCCGCGACGCGCGCCGAACCGCAGAGCTCCGCCCTCGGCGCGCTCAAAGCGGGCCTGCCTTTCGCGAAGGCCCCGGCGACCGCCGGCGCCTTGCCGAAGGCGGCCAAGGGCGCGGTGGAGGAGGCTCCGCTCAGCTATACGAGCAAACCCGAGCCCGAAGGGCTGGATCTGCGGCTCGGCGGCGAGTCGAAGCCGCTGCCGCTCTCGCCGCCCAATGTCGCGCCCAAGCGCGAAGGGCTCGTGCCGATCGACACCTCCATGGCGGCGCCGCCATCCTCTCTCGCGCACGCCGCCGATCCCGGCGCTCCGATGCCCTCACGGCTCGAAAGCCTCGCCATATCGCTCGACCGCATCGAGCGCGACCAGACGCGGCGGCTTTCCGGCATTGTCCGCCCGGCGATCGAGGCGGCGACGCGGCTGCGGGCGGCCTTCGACATCGCCGGCCTCTCGGTCGAGCGCTTCATCCCGAAGAAGGCGCGCAAGGATACGGGTCTCGCGGTCGGCGGCCCCTTCGTCGCGCCGCCGCCCAAGGGAGCCGAGAATCTCTTCGAACGCGACCTCGCCGTCGCGCAAACGGCGGTGGCGACGCTGGACGGCCTGCGCCATGCGCTGCCCATGACCCCGCTGCGCAAGCCGCTTTCGGGCGATTTGCAGATGACCTCCACCTTCGGCTACCGCACCGATCCCTTCTTCGGCCGCCCCGCTTTGCACAGCGGCGTCGATCTGCGCGAGGAATATGGCGCGCCGGTCAAAGCGACGGCGGCGGGAACGATCAACGTCGCGGGGCCGCAGGGCGGCTATGGCAATCTCGTCGAGATCGACCATGGCGGCGGGCTCGCCACCCGCTACGGCCACCTTTCGGCGATCAATGTCGTCCCCGGCCAGCAGGTGACGCCCGGCATGGTCGTCGGCCGCGTCGGCTCCACGGGACGCTCGACCGGTCCGCATCTTCACTATGAAGTGCGCATCGACGGCGAGGCGGTCGATCCGTCGCGCTTTCTGAAAGCGGCGTCGGCGCTGGGCGGAATCAGTCAGTAA
- a CDS encoding SRPBCC family protein, with protein MKTSVTIRKSDTVDADAAWAAIRGVDGLDRWFPIIDRCRVEGAGVGAVRIFTIAHDGGEVRDRILEIDEAARRLKYDRFSSPFPVSSYIGTVEIRTIGDKTELIWTVEFESAEAARDDVAALVKSAISDGVDGLFRELRAKA; from the coding sequence ATGAAGACGTCCGTTACGATCAGGAAATCCGACACGGTCGACGCGGATGCGGCATGGGCGGCCATACGAGGCGTCGACGGTCTCGACCGATGGTTTCCGATCATCGACAGATGCCGCGTCGAGGGCGCGGGCGTCGGCGCCGTGCGCATTTTCACAATCGCGCATGACGGCGGCGAAGTTCGGGACCGCATCCTCGAAATCGACGAGGCGGCGAGGCGCCTGAAATATGACCGCTTCTCGTCGCCCTTCCCGGTCTCCTCCTATATCGGGACGGTGGAAATCCGGACGATCGGGGACAAGACCGAGCTCATCTGGACGGTCGAGTTCGAATCGGCCGAAGCCGCGCGCGATGACGTCGCCGCGCTGGTGAAAAGCGCCATTTCCGACGGCGTCGACGGGCTTTTTCGCGAGCTTCGCGCGAAAGCCTAA
- a CDS encoding DUF1963 domain-containing protein, translating into MPSFDRLFSILRRAAPPVEAPAPKEPRREDLDARLARAREPTIWLRRVLEADSLSKLGGLPNLPDGVDWPRQGVSNTPLHFLAQIELAHLPPTPLAPRTAALPARGFLFFFADMEEEMLWGWGDRGADSDATRVIYAETAGPPRAPPADIPLVGHAWGKPDGGYAKELSVFPEAPLQAHVIDCFVGAHLYFQGDASREADRRMLRSIERATGEAAPVLERRYENYEHPAAWVGSARRGGDGEIAPPEARIVRHQMLGAATNVQGTADGARERGLVSLLQLDSDWGLCREFLFCDMGMAQFWITPEDLAAGRFDKAWATTEGG; encoded by the coding sequence GTGCCGAGCTTCGACCGTCTGTTTTCAATCCTTCGCCGCGCCGCGCCGCCAGTCGAGGCGCCCGCCCCGAAGGAGCCGCGGCGCGAAGACCTCGACGCCCGCCTCGCCCGCGCGCGCGAGCCGACGATCTGGCTGCGCCGCGTTCTCGAGGCCGACTCTCTCAGCAAGCTCGGCGGCCTGCCGAACCTGCCGGACGGCGTCGACTGGCCCCGTCAGGGCGTCTCCAATACGCCGCTGCATTTCCTCGCCCAGATCGAGCTCGCGCATCTCCCGCCGACGCCGCTCGCCCCTCGGACCGCCGCCCTGCCGGCGCGCGGCTTCCTCTTCTTCTTCGCCGATATGGAGGAGGAGATGCTTTGGGGCTGGGGCGACCGTGGAGCCGATAGTGACGCGACGCGCGTCATATACGCCGAAACGGCGGGACCGCCGCGCGCGCCGCCCGCCGACATTCCGCTCGTCGGGCATGCGTGGGGAAAACCCGATGGCGGCTACGCCAAAGAGCTGAGCGTTTTTCCCGAGGCGCCGCTGCAAGCGCATGTCATCGATTGCTTCGTCGGAGCTCATCTCTATTTTCAGGGCGACGCCAGCCGGGAAGCCGACCGCCGCATGCTTCGCTCCATCGAGCGGGCGACGGGCGAGGCGGCGCCGGTTCTCGAGCGGCGTTATGAGAATTACGAGCATCCGGCCGCCTGGGTCGGGAGCGCGCGTCGCGGCGGGGATGGCGAAATCGCGCCGCCCGAGGCCCGCATCGTCCGTCACCAGATGCTCGGCGCCGCGACGAATGTTCAGGGGACCGCCGACGGGGCGCGCGAGCGCGGCCTCGTTTCGCTGCTCCAACTCGACTCCGATTGGGGCCTCTGCCGGGAGTTCTTGTTCTGCGACATGGGTATGGCGCAGTTCTGGATCACGCCCGAGGATCTCGCCGCCGGCCGCTTCGACAAGGCCTGGGCGACGACCGAGGGCGGCTGA
- the cobS gene encoding cobaltochelatase subunit CobS gives MVEAVKSGSGLENTPDIKVSARAVFGIDTDLEVPAFSERSEHAPDIDPDYLFDRQTTLAILAGFARNRRVMVTGYHGTGKSTHIEQVAARLNWPFVRVNLDSHISRIDLVGKDAIVLKDGKQVTEFRDGILPWAVQHNVALCFDEYDAGRPDVMFVIQRVLEVSGRLTLLDQNRVIRPHPAFRLFATANTVGLGDTSGLYHGVQQINQAQMDRWSIVTTLNYLPHDAETNIVVSKVKSYGASKEGRAVADKMVRVADLTRNAFMAGDLSTVMSPRTVITWAENAEIFNDVGFAFRLTFLNKCDELERPLVAEFYQRCFGKELPESAVNVVMT, from the coding sequence TTGGTCGAAGCAGTTAAATCCGGCTCGGGCCTGGAAAACACGCCGGACATCAAGGTCTCGGCGCGCGCGGTTTTCGGCATCGACACGGACCTCGAGGTTCCGGCCTTTTCCGAGCGTAGCGAGCACGCGCCGGACATCGACCCGGACTATCTCTTCGACCGCCAGACGACGCTCGCCATTCTCGCGGGCTTCGCGCGCAACCGCCGCGTCATGGTCACCGGCTATCACGGCACCGGCAAATCGACCCATATCGAGCAGGTCGCGGCGCGGCTCAACTGGCCCTTCGTGCGCGTCAATCTCGACAGCCACATCTCCCGCATCGATCTCGTCGGCAAGGACGCGATCGTGCTCAAGGACGGCAAGCAGGTCACGGAATTCCGCGACGGCATCCTGCCCTGGGCGGTTCAGCACAATGTCGCGCTCTGCTTCGACGAATATGACGCCGGCCGCCCGGACGTGATGTTCGTCATCCAGCGCGTGCTCGAAGTGTCGGGCCGCCTGACCCTGCTCGACCAGAATCGCGTCATCCGTCCGCATCCCGCCTTCCGCCTCTTCGCCACGGCGAACACGGTCGGCCTCGGCGACACGTCGGGCCTCTATCACGGCGTGCAGCAGATCAATCAGGCGCAGATGGACCGCTGGTCGATCGTGACGACGCTCAATTACCTGCCGCATGACGCGGAGACGAATATCGTCGTCTCGAAGGTGAAGTCCTACGGCGCCTCCAAAGAGGGCCGCGCCGTCGCGGACAAGATGGTGCGCGTCGCCGACCTCACCCGCAACGCCTTCATGGCCGGCGACCTTTCGACAGTGATGAGTCCGCGCACGGTCATCACCTGGGCCGAGAACGCCGAGATCTTCAACGATGTCGGCTTCGCCTTCCGCCTCACCTTCCTCAATAAATGCGACGAGCTGGAGCGCCCGCTGGTCGCGGAGTTCTATCAGCGCTGCTTCGGCAAGGAGCTGCCGGAGAGCGCGGTGAATGTGGTGATGACGTAG
- a CDS encoding J domain-containing protein has protein sequence MNLNSPLFDRIRTQRQPREEKRESGIKCDAPGCSAEGAYRAPMGRLREGQYFCFCLDHVREYNATYNYFNGMKDADVARYMKDATVGHRPTWAMGTRRGQAGFREDGGPTDDPLGMYRARHHRRAPEKKQPRYSPVTMRAFEALGLDETAGPEAIRTRYKELVKRHHPDANGGDRSREEKLREIIHAYKTLRAARLV, from the coding sequence ATGAACCTGAATTCGCCCCTCTTCGATCGCATCAGAACGCAGCGCCAGCCGCGCGAGGAGAAGCGCGAGTCGGGAATCAAATGCGATGCGCCGGGCTGTTCCGCCGAAGGCGCCTATCGCGCGCCCATGGGCCGGCTGCGCGAGGGGCAGTATTTCTGCTTCTGCCTCGACCACGTTCGCGAATACAACGCCACCTACAATTACTTCAACGGGATGAAGGACGCCGACGTCGCCCGCTACATGAAGGACGCGACCGTCGGCCATCGCCCCACCTGGGCCATGGGCACGCGCCGGGGGCAGGCGGGCTTTCGTGAGGATGGCGGCCCGACCGACGATCCGCTCGGCATGTATCGCGCTCGCCACCATCGCCGCGCGCCCGAAAAAAAGCAGCCGCGCTATTCGCCGGTGACGATGCGCGCCTTCGAGGCGCTCGGCCTCGACGAAACCGCTGGACCGGAAGCCATCCGGACGCGCTATAAGGAGCTCGTCAAGCGCCACCACCCCGACGCAAATGGCGGCGATCGTTCCCGCGAGGAGAAATTGCGGGAAATCATTCATGCCTATAAGACGCTGAGGGCCGCGCGGCTCGTCTGA